Proteins from one Anaerolineae bacterium genomic window:
- a CDS encoding MFS transporter, translating to MGAFLIPFMGSSLNVALPEIGREFAMSAISLSWVATSFLLTSAMCLVPFGRLADIYGRKRIFAYGVAVYTISSLLAAISTSAGFLIAARAVQGIGGAMIFGTGMAILTSVFPAHERGKALGVNVAAVYLGLSLGPPLGGLLTQHLGWRSIFLVNVPLGLTILLATARVLQGEWAEARGERFDWIGSAVYSLSLVALMYGFSRLPATLGVWLIAAGIAGLGGFILWETKVLSPILNVNLFRHNQVFALSNLAALINYSATFAVGFLLSLYLQYIKGFSPQNAGLILVAQPAVQAAFSPLAGRLSDRIEPRVVASMGMALTVIGLSFLSFLDADMTLALIVADLMLLGFGFALFSSPNTNAVMSSVDRRFYGIASGTLGTMRLIGQMLSMGIATLVFALYIGQVQITPEYHLRFLKSARLIFTIFAALCFGGIFASLGRGKVHETARPQRMPKK from the coding sequence ATGGGAGCTTTCCTCATCCCCTTCATGGGTTCCTCCCTCAACGTCGCCCTTCCCGAGATCGGACGAGAATTCGCCATGAGCGCGATTTCGCTGAGTTGGGTTGCAACCTCTTTCCTATTGACCTCGGCGATGTGCCTGGTCCCCTTTGGCCGACTGGCCGACATCTATGGGCGCAAACGGATCTTCGCCTATGGTGTCGCGGTCTACACCATCTCCTCGCTGCTGGCGGCTATCTCGACCTCCGCAGGTTTCCTGATCGCGGCGCGAGCGGTCCAGGGGATCGGTGGCGCCATGATCTTCGGCACCGGGATGGCCATCCTGACCTCCGTGTTCCCCGCCCACGAACGAGGGAAGGCGCTGGGCGTCAATGTCGCCGCTGTCTACCTAGGCCTGTCGCTGGGCCCCCCTCTCGGTGGGCTCCTCACGCAGCATCTGGGCTGGCGCAGCATCTTTCTAGTGAACGTGCCCCTGGGGTTGACCATCCTCCTCGCCACCGCCCGGGTGCTTCAAGGGGAATGGGCTGAGGCAAGAGGCGAGCGGTTCGACTGGATCGGCTCTGCAGTCTATAGCCTCTCGCTGGTGGCGCTCATGTACGGGTTCTCGCGCCTACCTGCAACGCTGGGCGTATGGCTGATCGCTGCAGGGATCGCTGGCCTGGGTGGGTTCATCCTATGGGAGACAAAGGTCCTTAGCCCGATCCTCAACGTGAACCTCTTCCGACACAACCAGGTGTTCGCCCTGTCCAACCTGGCTGCGCTGATCAATTACAGCGCGACCTTCGCCGTCGGTTTCCTGCTCAGTCTCTACCTGCAGTACATCAAAGGCTTCAGCCCGCAGAACGCTGGCTTGATCCTGGTGGCTCAGCCGGCAGTCCAGGCCGCTTTCTCCCCCCTCGCCGGTCGGCTCTCCGATCGGATCGAGCCTCGCGTCGTTGCCTCCATGGGGATGGCCCTGACCGTGATTGGGCTCTCGTTCCTCTCGTTCCTGGATGCAGACATGACGCTGGCTCTCATCGTGGCCGACCTGATGCTGCTGGGCTTCGGCTTTGCCCTCTTCTCATCCCCCAACACCAACGCGGTGATGAGCTCGGTGGATAGGCGGTTCTACGGGATCGCCTCGGGCACGTTGGGGACCATGCGGCTGATCGGGCAGATGCTCAGCATGGGGATCGCAACGCTGGTGTTCGCCCTGTACATCGGGCAAGTGCAGATTACACCCGAATACCACCTACGCTTCCTGAAAAGCGCGCGGCTCATCTTCACCATCTTCGCGGCCCTCTGTTTCGGTGGGATCTTCGCCTCGTTGGGCAGAGGCAAAGTGCATGAGACGGCGCGCCCTCAGAGGATGCCGAAAAAGTAA